From the genome of Fulvia fulva chromosome 12, complete sequence:
GGATGATGTGTGGTCGTGTCGAAGTCTCCAGAATTTCCAGTATTGGAAGCATACCGTGACTGCTCACAATGACCGACTTGACATCGGGCGACTCCCATAGAATCTGCAGTAGATGGTCGATGATTTCTGCCAGCACTTCTTCCGGTTGCCCTAGCTTCATGTCCGACACGAGACCTTCGACCACGGAGCACAACCTTGCATGCTTGTCTCTGGCAACGTTGGACTCGAGATCAACCTCATCAAGCTCCTCTTCAAGCGCAGCAAACGGATCGTCATCTTCATCTTCTTCGTCACCCCAGGACATGAAGCTAGTGAGCTTCAATGTACCTCGCTCCGAAGCAGTCTCGCTACCACCAGATATTGCTGACTTCGGCGAACGGCTCTTGGTCGTGCCGGTTTGGACTTGAATTGGCTCTTCGTCGAACACGAGCTCCGTGAAGTCTTCATCGTTGTCGTCTTCGGCATACTTCTGTATCTCGAGTGAGCTTCTAGTCCGCTTCATTGCCGCTGCGTCGTGAACGAGCTGTGTGGGAGTGTGCGTTCTGCGCCGCCGCATGCTACCACCAAGCTTCGTCTGCAGCCCAAACAGGTCCTTCGGGTTGACAGGCCTATTCGGGGAGAAGCCAGCAAGCTTCTTAAGGAATGCATCTTCATCTTCGGCAACAAGGTCAGAATAATCTTCTTCGTCTTCTTCACGGAACCTCTCCTTGTTCGAAGACGTGGACGGCGCCTTTTTGAGTGGATGTGGAGGCGTTGGCTTTCGTTTCGGTATGGCACTCTGCTTGTGGACTGGCTTGAGTATCTGTGTTCGTGGTTGAGAGTCTTTGCTTGCCTTCCGAGAATGTTGATCAGTCGATCCGGACCTTTTGGAATGGCTCGAAGCTTGAGGTGGCTTGTGTTTGATGTCGTCGTTACTTGTCCGAGGGGGGTAGAAAGGACGGACCGTCTCCAGAGCATCACCTTGTGCGAGATGCATTGGTGATCGTACAGTAAGGTCGCCTTCAAACTCTTCGTCCCACTCTTCGACTTTGCCGTCCATCTCCGGTATGACGTCAAAGTTGGCATATTGTTTCAGCTTTTGGGCGCTGAATAGACCATCCAGACCGTTCTGCTGTTTGAGACGATCTGGTATGTGCAATCCGCTCAAGCCCATCCTGAGGGACTCAAAGTCTTGATCCCAGTTATCCCTGCCCTCATCGTTGATCGGAGACTGAAAAGCTTCTGCGGTTTGGGACTTTCGAGTGTTCAATTTGAACGCCGGCTTTGATGTCTGATCAGCCTTCGCCTTCGATGCAGTCGTTGCACCTAACGCCGAGCTTCTGGACACAGGCCTGGAGCCCAGTTTCGTCGAAGGCCTTCGCCTGCCATTAGCTTTGTCTGCAGGAGGTGGGCTTGCTTTCAGAGCCTCGTTCCACTCTTGGACACTCTTGATGGCCTCGTCGTACTCAGTCGGCTTGCTGGTGTTGCCTCGTTTCGCTGAGACAATCCAAGGATGCTTGAGCAATTTCTTCGCTGAAACTCTGAGGTTGGGATCCTTCTGAAAGCATTGCATTAAGAAGTCTCGTACCAACGGGCTCGCTCCTTCAGGCAATGGTGGATGATCATCGTTGACGATGCGGAAAAGTGCTGGCATGGGTGCGAATTGGTGGTATGGCGGTCTGCCGTCAAGAAGTTCTATCACAGTACAACCCAAGCTCCAGATGTCGCTTGCCGTAGTCGCGCCAGCAAGCTCGATGACTTCAGGCGCCATCCAATACGGTGTACCAACTACGCTACCTTCCGTAATACCTTGTGCCTTTGTTGCCACACCAAAGTCCGCGAGCTTGATCAATCCGTCCTTGGTGGTGAGGATGTTGGCACCTTTTATGTCACGATGTATGACACCTTGTTCGTGCAAGAAGAGAAGTCCTTGCAAAGTTTGTGCTGTGTAGAGCGCGACCAGATTCTCCGGAAACTTTCCGAAGTTCTTGCATATGCTGTGTAAACTCCCTTGCTCGCAGTACTCTAGGATGATGTACAACGAGTCCGCAGACTTGACGAATCCATGGTACTTGACGATGTTCGGGTGATGAAGATTCTTCAGCAGGTCGATCTCTTGCATGATGACGTTGAGCTCGGTCTTTGGCATGTCAGATAGGCGAATCTGCTTGATGGCGACTGTTTCTCCGGTAGACCAGTTCAGAGCGGCGTACACGCTGCCAAAAGCACCCCGTCCCAGGCATTGGCCTAATTGCTGCCACATGTTAGCATGTCTCAACGTGTGGTTCCAGTGCCTCTAAAGTGGCTGCCAGCTGGCAAGCACGATGATGGCTGAAACAATGTTTCGCCTTATGGTGATGTCTTCAACATCACTCCGCCACTTCAAACTTGGTCTTGCCGACTGGACCATTTGAGATACGGAAAGAGGTCCACGTACATAGTCTTTCAGCCCTTCCACCTCCTTAGCATGTCTCTGTGCAGTTCCATCCTTGCTAGGCAGCTTCTCCCGCATCGCCAGGACACTAGAGCGTCTCCTCGCGGGTCTGACATGGCCAGCATCACTGCCATTCTCCTTGTCTGAACTGCCGCGAACCTTGGCGCTCCTTATGCCTCCCGATCCAGCGGTATTGGTCGTGTGTTTGGGGGTGGAAGTACGCGACTGCGCGACCGGCACGCTCCCACGTTGTCCATGAGTAGCTCTCGTGCTCGCAGGCGAGCGGATCGAAGTGGTAGCAGGAGGCGAGGGAAGAGGCGGCATTGCGTGGTGTCAACGCGGCGCCTATCGTCGGTTGTTGGTCGGATGTGGTGTGGTGGAGGACATGTGGGAGAGGGCGATGGCGATGGCGCTGGACGTGTCGTGGGCGCTCATGATACGGGCCAGTACCGCTCTAGGCTTCTGGAGGTGTAGGTGTCTGCCACCGACAGCAATCGCAGCTGAAGGAGCAGTAGCACGCGAGCAATGGCGGCAGGCGCAGCGGAGATGATGTGGGAAGCCGAGCAGCTCTTGCGCCCACTTCCTTCCTGTGCACTTGGACGCGTCGCGCACTTGGCCGACTCGAAATCCGGTTTCGATGCTGTTGCGGTGCACTGCAGTCGGCTTGGCTTGGGCGGAGTCGCGCGTTCATGGAAGATGCTTGGGATGTTACACCAGTAACACCACGACTCGTTGAACAATCGACAATTAAGCTCAAGCTCTCGGTACTGCCGCCCGATGGAACATGGGTTTCCTCCCGCTAACGTGTTTCCATCAACAAATCCTTGTACACAGATCGCGTCTGACGCGTTCCTACTGTAGATCTGGTTGCATCCATGTCTTCTTTCACAACAGCAATCAAAGTTGAAGCACTCCAATGTTCTTTCCGTGAGAAGACGTCTTCGCGGGAAGCTGCATCACCAACATCATGGGGCGGCAAAGTGGACGGCCGCTGGCCGCTGCTCCACGTCTGACGCTCTCACTGCGGGGACGTCACCACCTGGCCACAGGCATCTTCACCAAAAACAAGAGATTGGTGGTGGCGGGTACAAAAACACACAGCACACGGCATAGGCGGCGACACAGCGGCTGGCAGCGATGTGAGGGCACGATGAACACGCTCGAAGCCGTGGAAGAGCCTGACCTGGCAGTAGTGCCCAACCCAGCCGCTAGGGAGGCACGAGTGAGCACTCGCATTCGCACTCCTCAGCAAAGACAGTTCACTGACTGCCTACGGCGCGAGCTGCAACACTCACCGCCCTCTCCGCCGCATTTCACACCAAAGTACATCGAGACTCGCCATGAAGCTGGACGCCGCATGGGTCGAATAGGTA
Proteins encoded in this window:
- a CDS encoding Cytokinesis protein sepH; this translates as MPPLPSPPATTSIRSPASTRATHGQRGSVPVAQSRTSTPKHTTNTAGSGGIRSAKVRGSSDKENGSDAGHVRPARRRSSVLAMREKLPSKDGTAQRHAKEVEGLKDYQLGQCLGRGAFGSVYAALNWSTGETVAIKQIRLSDMPKTELNVIMQEIDLLKNLHHPNIVKYHGFVKSADSLYIILEYCEQGSLHSICKNFGKFPENLVALYTAQTLQGLLFLHEQGVIHRDIKGANILTTKDGLIKLADFGVATKAQGITEGSVVGTPYWMAPEVIELAGATTASDIWSLGCTVIELLDGRPPYHQFAPMPALFRIVNDDHPPLPEGASPLVRDFLMQCFQKDPNLRVSAKKLLKHPWIVSAKRGNTSKPTEYDEAIKSVQEWNEALKASPPPADKANGRRRPSTKLGSRPVSRSSALGATTASKAKADQTSKPAFKLNTRKSQTAEAFQSPINDEGRDNWDQDFESLRMGLSGLHIPDRLKQQNGLDGLFSAQKLKQYANFDVIPEMDGKVEEWDEEFEGDLTVRSPMHLAQGDALETVRPFYPPRTSNDDIKHKPPQASSHSKRSGSTDQHSRKASKDSQPRTQILKPVHKQSAIPKRKPTPPHPLKKAPSTSSNKERFREEDEEDYSDLVAEDEDAFLKKLAGFSPNRPVNPKDLFGLQTKLGGSMRRRRTHTPTQLVHDAAAMKRTRSSLEIQKYAEDDNDEDFTELVFDEEPIQVQTGTTKSRSPKSAISGGSETASERGTLKLTSFMSWGDEEDEDDDPFAALEEELDEVDLESNVARDKHARLCSVVEGLVSDMKLGQPEEVLAEIIDHLLQILWESPDVKSVIVSSHGMLPILEILETSTRPHIILRLLKIVNCILSDNIEVQENLCFVGGIPIITRFAHKKYSSEIRLEAAAFVRTMYQTPTLTLQMFVSCGGLNVLVEFLEEDYDVEAGRELVLVGVNGIWSVFEMQGPTPKNDFCRIFSRSSVLYPLSLVLNRVLDEDGELAEVIEGRIVNIFLLFSQAENHVKETVADRMVLKTVLKDLQRMHPQHQITMLKFIKNLSMLATTLDALQNSNAIEVLTDLLKTSMKMPHFREISNQVLNTMYNLCRLSKARQEDAALSGVVPLLQRIVQTERPLKEFALPILCDMAHSGKVGRKILWQNKGLHFYVGLLADQYWAVTALDAIFIWLQEETAKVEEHLLSPSSNFASSIAQCFNESKADAFENLLEPLQKLLRLSPAVAATLAQRSLFERAAVKVHSKKALVRLNLLRVIRSICDACEEQGSLLRQYGLLEPVRELEKHDPAILVRNLAEELVRHSEHATAIVASGARGSSAGRPMNRRSSSSTMMSPSPLLTQSASSTPITSNMGLERVRSRGYFDLALVSGSGAGLSSASRGSSSLMNSPYRPASRDGGSGSSSAGGWSHHRPSASMENINGIAASRSSSRVPPQGIQRPSSRMSLAPALQEETRPSSSRRGSVQPADSDQITPTHMPPPRGGALAVKERKRRQGSSVDLGGR